Below is a genomic region from Raphanus sativus cultivar WK10039 chromosome 4, ASM80110v3, whole genome shotgun sequence.
GACCTTATGGCAATAGGATGAACAAGGGTCCAAATAAGTGGTCCAGGAATCTGGTCTGGACGGCATCAGATGACAACATGCCTAGGAAGAATGGTAGCACTTATGGGTCAACAAAACCACAAGGTTCAGGCACATCAGCTAATGTGTCAGAGCAGCAGATGAAGAATGCTGCGCATGGTCAAAGAGGCTCGTCTGTTTCAGACACGAGAAGGTGGGGGTCTAATGATAAAGGCAGTCCCAAGTCAAAGGAATGTGTGTGTAAGTTTTGGAAAGCTGGAAACTGCAAGAAAGGTGATCAGTGCTCATTCTTGCACTCTTGGACTAGCCTCCCCGGAATGGTCATGGTAGCTGCTCTTGAAGGACACAAGAAGGTTTGTTTCCTTTCTAAAATCTCTCTTTGTTACTCTTCACTAATGGCTCAatgaaaaacgtttttattttctgctaatttgaaaatattgttGTTGACTATAGGATCTAAAGGGGATTGCCCTTCCTCAGGGTTCAGATAAGCTCTTTTCAGCCAGTAGCGATGGTACATTAAAAATATGGGACTGCCACACTGGCCAGTGTGCTCATACAATCAACCTCCAGGCTGAAGCAGGCTCGTTAATGAGTGAAGGCCCATGGGTTTTCCTTGGCTTGCCGAATGCTGTTAAGGTTAGTTTAAGGAATTTCTTAACTCGTATACACTTCTGTTATTATTCTCTTGAGTTGGATTGGTTGTGTTGTCTTTGGCTCTGCTCTCATAGTTTTTGCTTAAACACTATTCTGCAGGCTTTTAACGTTCAGACCAGTAAAGATTTGCATCTTAACGGAGTGGTTGGTCAGGTCCGTGCTATGACTGTTGGTAATGGAATGCTTTTTGTTGGGACAAGTGTAAGTATTTTAGTTTTCTCTTTTGCTTTCTACTTGTGTTAGTTATCTGCTTCATTGTTTGTTCTAAAGTAAGTTGCTTTTGTGCAGTCTGGTAGTATATCTGTCTGGAAAGCAACTAACTCCGAGTCTGATCCTTTCACATATCTCACATCTCTGGAGGGACACCATAGCGGTGAAGTCACATGCTTTATTGTTGGAGGCCAGCAACTATACTCTGGTTCTGTTGATAAAACAATAAAGGTGTGGGATCTCAATACACTGGAATGTACAACGACACTGAGGCAACATACCGACACTGTCACCTCCCTCCTATGTTGGGATCAATATCTCATTTCGTCTTCTTTGGACGGGACCATCAAAGTCTGGGCTTGTTCTGAAAATGGCAGTTTGAAAGTTACTAATACACGCAGACAAGGACAAGTAAGTTTCCTATACACACCTTATTCCCATTACAAACAACCACATTTATGAAAAAAACGTGTCTTAATGTTTTCTCTTCCTTTGTGGTTTGAAACAGAGTGTGCATACTCTTAGTGGAATAACCGATGCAGAGGACAAACCTATTGTATTCTGCTCTTACGAAAACGGAACAGTCAGTATATGTGATCTACCATCGTAAGTGGAGCTTAGCTTGTGTCTCTCTAGCTATAGTGTTACTGACTTACTGTAACCTCAATCATTGTTGTTCACTCGTTCTGTTTCATTTGGGGACTATGCAACAGGTTTGAAGAGAGAGGAAAGATGTTCTTCTCTACAAACACGGTCGGCACAATCACAATTGGTCCTGACGGATTGTTATTCACCGGAGACAAGAGTGGGAAGCTGCGTGTTTGGAGTTTAGCTGGCACCAAAGTTTAGCCAtttaaaggaaaagaaaaaaagtttagcCATTTTACCATTCTTGGTTGATTTAATATGTACATACATACCTTTGATATGAGTTACGAGATTGTCCTTAATTTAATGACTCGGATACTAAATATCCATGcattaaagtaaaatatcatGTGCTTTCAGGCTTTGTTTTTATGTCACACATAACTCACAAGTTACGGTACTACTTGCAACTTCGTCTTCATAACACCACAAAAATTCTAAAACACCTCAATAACATTTCAATAACTCAGGATTATTGATTGATAAGTTGGTGAAACTAGGTGGTGTTTCTCTCACTGAGTGTTTTAGTCCGGCTACTGTGTCGCTGATCCGTTTGAAAAGATGGGAAGAGGCGGAGAAGATGTTCCGCTTGATGTTGATCCGTGGGATTAGACCTGATGGTTTAGCGTGCAGTCTTGTCCTCAGGGAGCTGTGTTTGTTGGAAAGGTATCATGATTGTTTCCTTGTCTATGAAGAGATTGAGAAGGCGGATGTGGT
It encodes:
- the LOC108832134 gene encoding zinc finger CCCH domain-containing protein 59-like isoform X1: MSYYKAPRRYSNGRNFGVETHQGFAADIVPRRPYGNRMNKGPNKWSRNLVWTASDDNMPRKNGSTYGSTKPQGSGTSANVSEQQMKNAAHGQRGSSVSDTRRWGSNDKGSPKSKECVCKFWKAGNCKKGDQCSFLHSWTSLPGMVMVAALEGHKKDLKGIALPQGSDKLFSASSDGTLKIWDCHTGQCAHTINLQAEAGSLMSEGPWVFLGLPNAVKAFNVQTSKDLHLNGVVGQVRAMTVGNGMLFVGTSSGSISVWKATNSESDPFTYLTSLEGHHSGEVTCFIVGGQQLYSGSVDKTIKVWDLNTLECTTTLRQHTDTVTSLLCWDQYLISSSLDGTIKVWACSENGSLKVTNTRRQGQSVHTLSGITDAEDKPIVFCSYENGTVSICDLPSFEERGKMFFSTNTVGTITIGPDGLLFTGDKSGKLRVWSLAGTKV
- the LOC108832134 gene encoding zinc finger CCCH domain-containing protein 59-like isoform X2, with protein sequence MCFYSMSYYKAPRRYSNGRNFGVETHQGFAADIVPRRPYGNRMNKGPNKWSRNLVWTASDDNMPRKNGSTYGSTKPQGSGTSANVSEQQMKNAAHGQRGSSVSDTRRWGSNDKGSPKSKECVCKFWKAGNCKKGDQCSFLHSWTSLPGMVMVAALEGHKKDLKGIALPQGSDKLFSASSDGTLKIWDCHTGQCAHTINLQAEAGSLMSEGPWVFLGLPNAVKAFNVQTSKDLHLNGVVGQVRAMTVGNGMLFVGTSSGSISVWKATNSESDPFTYLTSLEGHHSGEVTCFIVGGQQLYSGSVDKTIKVWDLNTLECTTTLRQHTDTVTSLLCWDQYLISSSLDGTIKVWACSENGSLKVTNTRRQGQSVHTLSGITDAEDKPIVFCSYENGTVSICDLPSFEERGKMFFSTNTVGTITIGPDGLLFTGDKSGKLRVWSLAGTKV